In Arachis hypogaea cultivar Tifrunner chromosome 17, arahy.Tifrunner.gnm2.J5K5, whole genome shotgun sequence, a single window of DNA contains:
- the LOC112766274 gene encoding purine permease 1: MAEAVEAQQQQQRKTTMKRTLLITNCILLSVGTSGGPLIMRLYFLHGGHRVWLSSCLETAGFPIMLIPLILSYFRRKNNRHYPSGTEKPITTMVSMKPPLFFAAAFIGILTGLDDYLYACGVARLPVSTSALIIATQLAFTAVFAFLLVRQKFTPYSVNAVVLLTVGAGVLALHTRSDRPAGESTVEYVKGFVMTLMAAALYGFVLPLVELTYKKAKQNLTYSLVMEIQFVMCFFATVFCVAGMIINNDFKVIPREAREFGLGRGNYYVVMVASAIMWQAFFLGAIGVIFCSSSLLSGILIAILLPVTEILAVIFYKEKFQVEKAVSLVLSLWGFVSYFYGEIKQANKEKKMKMMDSKNSIPETEQIQTLAVSHSPNNI, encoded by the exons ATGGCAGAAGCAGTTGAagcacagcaacaacaacaaagaaaaacaacaatGAAGAGAACCCTCCTCATAACTAACTGCATCCTCCTCTCAGTCGGGACCAGCGGCGGCCCTCTCATTATGCGCCTCTACTTCCTCCATGGCGGCCACCGCGTTTGGCTCTCCAGCTGCCTCGAAACTGCCGGATTCCCCATCATGCTCATCCCCCTCATCCTTTCCTACTTCCGCCGCAAAAACAATCGCCACTACCCTTCCGGAACAGAAAAACCTATAACTACGATGGTTTCAATGAAACCGCCACTGTTCTTCGCTGCCGCCTTCATCGGCATCCTCACCGGCCTCGACGACTATCTCTACGCCTGCGGTGTCGCCCGCCTCCCGGTGTCCACCTCCGCCCTTATCATCGCCACACAGCTCGCCTTCACCGCCGTCTTCGCCTTCCTCCTCGTCAGGCAGAAGTTCACGCCGTACTCCGTGAACGCCGTCGTGCTCCTCACCGTTGGCGCGGGGGTGCTGGCACTCCACACTCGCAGTGACCGGCCTGCCGGAGAGTCGACCGTGGAGTATGTGAAGGGTTTCGTTATGACTCTCATGGCGGCAGCTCTGTACGGATTCGTGTTGCCGCTTGTGGAGTTAACTTACAAGAAGGCGAAGCAGAACTTAACTTATTCTTTGGTTATGGAGATTCAGTTCGTGATGTGCTTCTTTGCTACTGTTTTCTGCGTCGCCGGCATGATCATCAACAATGATTTCAAG GTGATTCCAAGAGAAGCAAGGGAATTTGGGCTTGGAAGAGGAAATTACTACGTGGTGATGGTGGCAAGTGCAATTATGTGGCAAGCATTCTTCTTAGGAGCAATAGGAGTTATTTTTTGCTCCTCTTCGTTGCTGTCTGGTATTTTAATTGCTATATTGCTCCCCGTAACGGAAATTTTGGCCGTTATTTTCTACAAGGAGAAGTTCCAAGTTGAGAAAGCGGTTTCTCTTGTGCTTTCCCTGTGGGGCTTTGTGTCCTACTTTTATGGTGAGATTAAGCAAGCCAACaaggagaagaagatgaaaatgatgGATTCCAAAAACAGTATCCCAGAGACAGAGCAGATTCAAACTCTTGCTGTTAGTCACAGTCCCAATAATATTTAG
- the LOC112762486 gene encoding glutathione transferase GST 23-like isoform X1 yields the protein MLLKYNPVYKKVPVLVHQGKPLAESLLILEYIDETWKQNPLLPHSPYERSQARFWSKFVDDKCMPTVVAAFSKVGEEQQKAAEETRENLKRLEVGLEGKRFFGGDNIGFADIAIGWLPYWIGIAEEVVAINLIDAESMPKLNSWFHAFIDIPIIKELLPPRHKLLHHTKAFLQA from the exons ATGCTCCTTAAATACAACCCTGTCTACAAAAAGGTACCTGTTCTTGTGCACCAGGGTAAGCCCCTTGCTGAATCACTGCTCATTCTTGAGTATATTGATGAGACTTGGAAGCAAAACCCTCTTCTTCCACATTCTCCTTATGAAAGGTCCCAGGCTAGATTCTGGTCCAAATTCGTTGATGACAAG TGTATGCCAACAGTTGTGGCAGCGTTTTCCAAGGTAGGAGAAGAGCAACAGAAGGCAGCAGAAGAAACTCGAGAGAATCTAAAGAGGCTTGAGGTTGGACTTGAGGGAAAACGCTTCTTTGGAGGTGATAACATTGGCTTTGCGGACATTGCTATTGGTTGGCTTCCATACTGGATTGGAATAGCTGAGGAAGTTGTGGCCATCAACCTTATTGATGCCGAGTCAATGCCTAAGCTTAACTCATGGTTCCATGCTTTTATTGACATTCCAATTATCAAAGAACTCTTGCCTCCTCGTCACAAATTGCTCCATCACACCAAGGCATTCCTCCAAGCGTAG
- the LOC112762486 gene encoding kinesin-like protein KIN-14R isoform X2, translated as MLEMAPRILRNIFRNWVFAIQELVKQCEDLKVKYNEEMTERKKLFNELQESKGNIRVFCRCRPLNKDEISAGCTTVLDFGASKDGILTTSMPKKQYRFDRVYTPKDDQVYANSCGSVFQGRRRATEGSRRNSRESKEA; from the exons ATGCTAGAAATGGCACCGCGCATTTTGAGAAATATTTTCAGGAATTGGGTATTTGCAATTCAGGAATTGG TTAAGCAGTGTGAAGATCTCAAAGTGAAGTACAATGAAGAGATGACAGAGAGAAAAAAGCTCTTCAATGAACTTCAAGAGTCTAAAG GGAACATTAGGGTTTTCTGCCGTTGCCGTCCCTTAAATAAGGACGAGATCTCCGCTGGCTGTACTACAGTTTTGGATTTTGGTGCATCAAAGGATGGAATTTTGACAACTAGTATGCCAAAAAAACAATACAGATTTGACAGAGTTTATACACCAAAAGATGATCAAG TGTATGCCAACAGTTGTGGCAGCGTTTTCCAAGGTAGGAGAAGAGCAACAGAAGGCAGCAGAAGAAACTCGAGAGAATCTAAAGAGGCTTGA